Proteins encoded in a region of the Malaciobacter mytili LMG 24559 genome:
- a CDS encoding SDR family NAD(P)-dependent oxidoreductase, giving the protein MKNILITGASSGIGKQIAKKLRKKYKVINLDIQENTLEGIEFYKCDLSNKQQLLKTIKKIKKKFSSLYALINNAAIFSSKPLKEQELEQWEKIISVNLTAPYILSKEFSLLLEESFGHIINISSTRAFMSEKATEAYSASKGGITSLTHALAISLPNVKVNSISPGWINTDKNYIPTVEDNLQHPCKRVGTSNDIVDMVKFLLKNRGFITASNFVIDGGMTKKMIYV; this is encoded by the coding sequence ATGAAAAATATACTTATAACTGGTGCTTCAAGTGGTATAGGAAAACAAATAGCAAAAAAACTAAGAAAGAAGTATAAAGTTATAAATCTTGATATACAAGAAAATACTTTAGAAGGTATAGAGTTTTATAAATGTGATTTATCAAATAAACAACAATTATTAAAGACTATAAAAAAAATAAAAAAGAAGTTCTCTTCCCTTTATGCACTTATAAATAATGCTGCTATTTTTTCTTCAAAACCTTTAAAAGAACAAGAATTAGAACAGTGGGAAAAAATTATTAGTGTAAATTTAACAGCTCCTTATATTTTAAGTAAAGAGTTTAGTTTACTATTAGAAGAGTCTTTTGGACATATTATAAATATCTCTTCCACAAGAGCTTTTATGTCAGAAAAAGCAACTGAGGCTTATAGTGCTTCAAAAGGTGGGATTACTTCTTTAACTCATGCTTTAGCTATTTCATTACCTAATGTAAAAGTAAACTCTATTAGTCCAGGGTGGATAAATACAGATAAAAACTATATTCCAACAGTAGAAGATAACTTACAACATCCCTGTAAAAGAGTAGGAACTTCTAATGATATTGTTGATATGGTAAAGTTTTTACTTAAAAATAGAGGGTTTATTACTGCAAGTAATTTTGTAATTGATGGTGGAATGACAAAAAAAATGATTTATGTTTAG
- a CDS encoding aminotransferase class I/II-fold pyridoxal phosphate-dependent enzyme has translation MKTYEHGGDIQSFAKSISCKVEEVIDLSSNINFIKPEILCDFNFLEISSYPKYDKLYKAIANNYKIQEEELELYNGGSSAIFTLFRHLNLNHCTIYSPAYLEYKKACNIYKYDYNLINRLEKLDVSIEKNSFVIFVNPSTPDGTLYDLEKLLEYWQKQNATVLIDESFLDFSEGKSAIKYIHKYEKLYILKSMTKFYSSAGIRVGTLISNRLNIQELRKFEPLWKLSHFDSIYLQEALKDEKFIKVAKAINVKNKIYLEKILQESPLVEYIFNSSANFVLAKLKNYTAKKLQEELKNYKIMIRDCSNFDFLDESFVRIAVKSQNDLKAFKEALDVISK, from the coding sequence TTGAAAACTTATGAACACGGGGGAGATATTCAAAGCTTTGCAAAAAGTATTTCTTGTAAAGTAGAAGAGGTTATTGATCTTTCTTCAAATATAAATTTTATTAAACCTGAAATTCTTTGTGATTTTAACTTTTTAGAAATTAGTTCATACCCAAAGTATGATAAATTATATAAAGCAATAGCAAATAACTATAAAATACAAGAAGAAGAACTTGAACTTTATAATGGTGGAAGTAGTGCTATTTTCACACTTTTTAGGCATTTAAATTTAAATCATTGTACAATTTACAGCCCTGCATATTTAGAGTATAAAAAAGCTTGCAATATTTATAAATATGATTACAATCTTATAAATAGACTTGAAAAACTTGATGTTTCTATTGAGAAAAATAGTTTTGTAATTTTTGTAAACCCTTCTACTCCCGATGGAACTTTATATGACCTTGAAAAACTTTTAGAGTATTGGCAAAAACAAAATGCCACAGTTTTAATTGATGAGAGTTTTTTAGATTTTAGTGAGGGAAAATCTGCTATTAAATATATACATAAATATGAAAAACTATATATTTTAAAATCAATGACAAAATTTTATAGTAGTGCAGGTATTAGAGTAGGTACACTAATTTCAAATAGATTAAATATACAAGAGCTAAGAAAATTTGAGCCATTGTGGAAATTATCCCATTTTGATAGTATTTATTTGCAAGAGGCTTTAAAAGATGAAAAATTTATAAAAGTTGCAAAAGCAATAAATGTAAAAAATAAAATCTATTTAGAAAAAATTTTACAAGAATCTCCTTTAGTTGAGTATATTTTTAATAGTAGTGCTAATTTTGTCTTAGCAAAACTAAAAAACTATACGGCAAAAAAACTACAAGAAGAGTTAAAAAACTATAAAATCATGATTAGAGATTGTAGTAATTTTGACTTTTTAGATGAGAGTTTTGTTCGTATTGCTGTTAAATCGCAAAATGATTTAAAAGCTTTTAAAGAGGCTTTAGATGTTATTTCAAAATAG